One stretch of Streptomyces sp. MMBL 11-1 DNA includes these proteins:
- a CDS encoding DEAD/DEAH box helicase: MPENIDNAELAELVEAAVTEAPAGATAPAAEQTVVAEKTVVAEKSVADFITDAQTDAQTDAQTDVQAGAPAEKTAAPAEETAASAEEPVAEADAEPTITFGDLGLPEGIVRKLAQNGVTAPFPIQAATIPDALAGKDILGRGRTGSGKTLSFGLPLLASLSGGTTEKKKPRGIILTPTRELAMQVADALQPYGDVLGLKMKVVCGGTSMGNQIYALERGVDVLVATPGRLRDIINRGACSLASVQVAVLDEADQMSDLGFLPEVTELLDQIPGGGQRMLFSATMENEIGTLVKRYLSNPVTHEVDSAQGNVTTMSHHVLVVKPKDKAPVTAAIAARKGRTIIFVRTQLGADRIAEQLIESGVKADALHGGMTQGARTRVLEDFKKGYVNALVATDVAARGIHVDGIDLVLNVDPAGDHKDYLHRSGRTARAGKSGVVVSLALPHQRRQIFRLMEDAGVDASRHIVQGAGVFEPEVAEITGARSLTEVQADSANNAAKQAEREAADLTKQLERVQRRAVELREEADRLVARAARERGDDPEAAVAEVAAEAEAALVAAVSVPEQPAARDDRRDERGNYERRDNRGGDRGGYRGGNDRRDERPSGGFRSGGGDRRDDRGGRSFERRDNDRPSFNRDRRDERPSGGFRSGGGDRRDDRGGRSFERRDNDRPSFNRDRRDERPSGGFRSGGGDRRDDRGGRSFERRDNDRPSFNRDRRDDRPSGGFRSGGSDRPFNRDRRDDRPSGGFRSGGSDRPTGRRDDHRGANTGTNTGSFGRRDDKPRWKRNG, from the coding sequence ATGCCCGAGAACATCGACAACGCCGAGCTGGCCGAGCTCGTCGAGGCCGCTGTGACCGAGGCCCCCGCCGGCGCCACCGCCCCGGCCGCCGAGCAGACCGTCGTCGCCGAGAAGACGGTCGTCGCCGAGAAGTCCGTCGCGGACTTCATCACCGACGCACAGACCGACGCACAGACCGACGCACAGACCGACGTACAGGCCGGTGCTCCCGCCGAGAAGACCGCCGCCCCCGCCGAGGAGACCGCGGCCTCCGCCGAGGAGCCCGTCGCCGAGGCCGACGCCGAGCCGACCATCACCTTCGGCGACCTGGGTCTGCCCGAGGGCATCGTCCGCAAGCTCGCGCAGAACGGTGTGACCGCCCCCTTCCCGATCCAGGCGGCGACCATCCCGGACGCCCTGGCCGGCAAGGACATCCTCGGCCGTGGCCGTACGGGCTCCGGCAAGACGCTCTCCTTCGGTCTGCCGCTGCTGGCCTCGCTCTCCGGTGGCACCACCGAGAAGAAGAAGCCGCGCGGCATCATCCTCACCCCGACCCGTGAGCTCGCGATGCAGGTCGCGGACGCGCTGCAGCCCTACGGCGACGTGCTCGGACTCAAGATGAAGGTCGTCTGCGGCGGTACGTCGATGGGCAACCAGATCTACGCGCTGGAGCGCGGTGTCGACGTCCTCGTCGCCACCCCGGGCCGGCTGCGCGACATCATCAACCGCGGCGCCTGCTCCCTGGCGAGCGTCCAGGTCGCCGTCCTCGACGAGGCCGACCAGATGTCCGACCTGGGCTTCCTGCCCGAGGTCACCGAGCTGCTCGACCAGATCCCCGGCGGCGGTCAGCGGATGCTCTTCTCCGCCACCATGGAGAACGAGATCGGCACGCTGGTCAAGCGTTACCTCTCCAACCCGGTCACGCACGAGGTCGACAGCGCCCAGGGCAACGTCACGACCATGTCGCACCACGTGCTCGTCGTGAAGCCGAAGGACAAGGCGCCGGTCACGGCCGCCATCGCCGCCCGCAAGGGCCGCACGATCATCTTCGTCCGCACCCAGCTGGGCGCCGACCGCATCGCCGAGCAGCTCATCGAGTCCGGCGTGAAGGCCGACGCGCTGCACGGCGGCATGACCCAGGGCGCCCGTACGCGGGTCCTGGAGGACTTCAAGAAGGGTTACGTCAACGCGCTCGTCGCGACCGACGTCGCCGCCCGCGGCATCCACGTCGACGGCATCGACCTGGTCCTGAACGTGGACCCGGCCGGTGACCACAAGGACTACCTGCACCGCTCGGGCCGTACCGCCCGCGCCGGCAAGTCCGGTGTCGTCGTCTCCCTGGCGCTTCCGCACCAGCGCCGCCAGATCTTCCGCCTTATGGAGGACGCGGGCGTCGACGCCTCGCGCCACATCGTCCAGGGCGCGGGCGTCTTCGAGCCGGAGGTCGCCGAGATCACCGGCGCCCGTTCGCTCACCGAGGTCCAGGCCGACTCCGCGAACAACGCCGCCAAGCAGGCCGAGCGCGAGGCCGCCGACCTGACGAAGCAGCTGGAGCGCGTCCAGCGCCGCGCCGTCGAGCTGCGCGAGGAGGCCGACCGCCTGGTCGCCCGCGCCGCACGCGAGCGGGGCGACGACCCCGAGGCCGCGGTGGCCGAGGTCGCCGCCGAGGCCGAGGCCGCCCTCGTGGCAGCCGTCTCCGTGCCGGAGCAGCCGGCCGCCCGCGACGACCGCCGCGACGAGCGGGGCAACTACGAGCGCCGCGACAACCGCGGTGGTGACCGTGGCGGCTACCGCGGCGGCAACGACCGTCGTGACGAGCGTCCTTCGGGTGGCTTCCGCTCCGGTGGCGGTGACCGTCGGGACGACCGTGGTGGCCGTTCGTTCGAGCGTCGGGACAACGACCGTCCGTCGTTCAACCGCGACCGTCGTGACGAGCGTCCTTCGGGTGGCTTCCGCTCCGGTGGCGGTGACCGTCGCGATGACCGTGGTGGCCGTTCGTTCGAGCGTCGGGACAACGACCGTCCGTCGTTCAACCGCGACCGTCGTGACGAGCGTCCTTCGGGTGGCTTCCGCTCCGGTGGCGGTGACCGTCGCGATGACCGTGGTGGCCGTTCGTTCGAGCGTCGGGACAACGACCGTCCGTCGTTCAACCGCGACCGCCGTGACGACCGCCCCTCCGGTGGTTTCCGCTCCGGCGGCAGTGACCGCCCGTTCAACCGCGACCGTCGTGACGACCGCCCCTCCGGCGGCTTCCGCTCCGGCGGCAGCGACCGCCCGACCGGCCGCCGCGACGACCACCGTGGCGCCAACACCGGCACCAACACCGGCTCCTTCGGCCGCCGCGACGACAAGCCGCGCTGGAAGCGCAACGGCTGA
- a CDS encoding fluoride efflux transporter FluC, producing MNWLLVAIGGAVGAPLRYLTDRAVQAHQGPGVPYVFPWGTFTANTAGSLLLGLLTGAAVSSPAHALLATGLCGALTTYSTFSYETLRLAETGRAFLAAAHVLASLLAGLGAVFLGAELTGGFGG from the coding sequence TGGGCGCGCCGCTGCGCTATCTGACGGACCGGGCGGTGCAGGCGCACCAGGGGCCGGGCGTCCCGTACGTCTTCCCGTGGGGCACCTTCACGGCGAACACGGCGGGCAGCCTGCTGCTCGGGCTGCTGACCGGCGCCGCGGTGTCCTCCCCGGCGCACGCGCTGCTGGCGACGGGCCTGTGCGGGGCGCTGACGACGTACTCGACGTTCTCGTACGAGACCCTCCGCCTGGCCGAGACGGGCCGGGCGTTCCTGGCCGCGGCCCATGTCCTCGCCTCACTGCTGGCGGGCCTGGGCGCGGTGTTCCTGGGGGCGGAACTGACGGGTGGGTTCGGGGGGTAG
- a CDS encoding ATP-dependent nuclease has translation MTIITLGITRPIRHLMLRTIVKIKRARIENFCCLHNVDVSFEEITSFIGPTGVGKSTVLRALDWFFNGERSLSLSDDDVHSAAKGGRIVVEVEFDGLTAYDREVLGRYAPDEAESVSVWRTWQNGEDKITGKALAYRPFEEVRKFEKATDLRKAYDELREGDASLNLPKVGSKDKALEAMKTWELAHREQLTESEIEDTHFFGFAGQSKLGQLIDFVFVSADLRAYEEADDQKTTALGRILDHAVDRTEANERLGEIEESAHLARQEVHTKVYGPVLNDISAALSSEVAKFTTGRQVVVTPTVHAPKPARTTFQVSIRDGAAETSVHRQGHGFQRALIIAALKYLADRRRPEGDARTLCLAIEEPELFQHPPQARTFAKVLRELVAASPEGRTQVMYATHSPVFLDPTGYHQIRRLRRAVGEAHPVTEIRQASQDELCRVLEGFIDANTVKSRTVGRLAGVFAEGFFAHAVVLVEGRGDEGVIVGCAERAGINLGADGICVIEVTGKDNLMISDVLFRTLGVPCYMVFDGDSGTEERKRQSTVHLLPEQRRDKELKYERDARRTREKNADLLRYLGSPPVPQPSDESTARYTVFEDNLETYLSQHWPAWDLRRRDLVRSDEAVDGKNAATYLETTRTVATEPPFLLHAMLENVMSLGRTAMVV, from the coding sequence GTGACGATCATCACCTTGGGGATCACTCGCCCCATCCGGCACCTCATGCTCAGGACGATCGTGAAGATCAAGCGCGCGCGCATCGAGAACTTTTGCTGTCTGCACAACGTGGATGTTTCCTTCGAAGAGATCACCTCCTTCATCGGGCCGACCGGTGTCGGCAAGTCCACCGTGCTACGCGCACTGGATTGGTTCTTCAACGGCGAAAGGTCGCTCTCGCTGAGTGACGACGACGTCCACTCTGCGGCGAAGGGCGGTCGCATTGTCGTCGAGGTGGAGTTCGATGGGCTCACTGCCTACGACCGGGAGGTCCTCGGGCGCTACGCACCTGACGAGGCCGAGAGCGTGAGCGTTTGGCGGACCTGGCAGAACGGCGAGGACAAGATCACGGGAAAGGCGCTCGCATACCGCCCGTTCGAGGAGGTGAGGAAGTTCGAGAAAGCTACCGACCTCCGCAAGGCGTACGACGAGCTGCGCGAGGGAGATGCCAGCCTGAATCTGCCGAAGGTCGGAAGCAAGGACAAAGCACTTGAGGCCATGAAGACTTGGGAGCTTGCACATCGGGAGCAGCTCACCGAGTCGGAGATCGAGGACACGCACTTCTTTGGCTTCGCTGGGCAGAGCAAGCTCGGCCAGCTGATCGACTTCGTTTTCGTCTCCGCGGACCTTCGGGCGTACGAGGAGGCGGACGATCAGAAGACCACAGCGCTCGGCCGCATTCTGGACCACGCCGTGGATCGGACAGAGGCGAACGAGCGGCTTGGCGAGATTGAGGAGAGTGCCCACCTCGCACGGCAGGAGGTACACACGAAGGTGTACGGACCGGTGCTGAATGACATCTCAGCCGCGCTGTCCTCCGAGGTCGCGAAGTTCACCACGGGGCGTCAGGTGGTGGTGACTCCCACGGTCCACGCACCGAAGCCGGCTCGGACCACTTTCCAGGTAAGCATTCGCGACGGCGCAGCAGAGACCTCAGTCCACCGGCAAGGGCATGGTTTCCAGCGAGCTTTGATCATCGCCGCACTGAAGTACCTGGCTGATCGTCGACGACCTGAGGGCGATGCCCGGACGTTGTGCTTGGCAATCGAGGAGCCCGAGCTCTTCCAGCATCCGCCGCAGGCACGCACCTTTGCGAAGGTGCTGCGCGAGCTGGTTGCCGCATCTCCCGAGGGGCGCACTCAGGTCATGTACGCCACGCATAGCCCCGTTTTCCTCGACCCGACGGGTTACCACCAAATCCGCCGTCTGCGTCGTGCAGTGGGTGAGGCCCATCCCGTCACCGAGATCCGCCAGGCATCTCAGGATGAGCTGTGCCGTGTCCTGGAGGGCTTCATCGATGCGAACACTGTCAAGAGTCGGACGGTCGGGAGGCTGGCAGGGGTATTTGCTGAGGGTTTCTTTGCCCACGCGGTGGTGCTGGTTGAGGGGAGGGGGGATGAGGGAGTAATCGTGGGCTGCGCGGAGCGTGCTGGGATCAACCTAGGCGCGGACGGTATCTGCGTTATCGAGGTGACTGGCAAGGACAACCTGATGATTTCCGATGTCCTTTTCAGGACGCTGGGTGTTCCGTGCTACATGGTGTTTGACGGGGATTCCGGTACCGAGGAGCGTAAGCGGCAGTCGACGGTACACTTGCTCCCGGAGCAGCGGCGGGATAAGGAGCTTAAGTACGAGCGGGATGCGCGGCGGACTCGTGAGAAGAACGCCGATCTCCTGCGGTACCTCGGGAGCCCGCCTGTCCCTCAGCCTTCGGATGAGTCCACTGCTCGGTACACGGTTTTTGAGGACAACCTGGAGACTTACCTCAGTCAGCACTGGCCGGCTTGGGACCTGCGCAGGAGGGATCTGGTGCGCTCGGACGAGGCCGTCGATGGAAAGAACGCGGCGACCTACCTGGAGACGACACGCACTGTTGCGACGGAACCGCCGTTCCTTCTCCACGCCATGCTGGAGAACGTCATGAGCCTGGGCAGGACAGCCATGGTCGTGTGA